Part of the Engystomops pustulosus chromosome 4, aEngPut4.maternal, whole genome shotgun sequence genome is shown below.
acactgacagcacaaaactggattttgtgctttgcaagatgagtttgagctataaaatgaaataaaggtaaaaaaaataaataaatcagcagactctgcctaattctactcaaacccctaataaattgtcccactttggtgtttgaggtggatatgtgtgtcactaagagctaaacacaacggtcgcaggtctcccagcaaattcctcacagtatggtactagctgcactactagtgccagcaagcccagccacaagcaaacaaaaaaaaggaaaatataacgctattgtaggcctaagtaagccgttggggttctcctatggctattttgtagcctacaatgagagcacactgctttgcaagatgagtttgagctataaaatgaaatacagctaaaaaaaaaaaatcagcagactctgcctaattctactcaaacccctaataaattgtcccacttcggtgtttgaggtggatatgtgtgtcactaagagctaaacacaacggtagcaagtctccctgcaaattccttacaatatggtactagctgcactactagtgccagcaagcccagccacaagcaaacaaaaaaaaaaaagtataacgttattgtagccctaagaagggctgttgggttcttgtagaatcactcctgcctaacacttttctaatagaacaccctaacgctttccctgacgagcagcagctctctccctagcggcatccagacagagaatgatacgagcagcgcgggcaggggctagtctattccagggtcacctgatcaggccagccaaccactgctatcgacatgtaagtgatgctgggtgtagtgcagagtctcctggcttctgattggctctttttctggccgccgaaaagcaaaacggcgggagatgccattttctcgtgcgggcgaagtattcgtccgagcaacgagcagtttcgagtacgctaatgctcgaacgagcatcaagctcggacgagtatgttcgctcatctctattaaagaccCACTAGATTAAGATTATCTGGGCAAAAAAAATGATACCTGTACTGCGTCCAtgattttttattgaaaatatttaGGTTAAAATATATCCTTACATGTATATGATTATGTGTACATGACCAAAAAAGCCTTTACTTTTACATGTTACAGAAATAtggggacctgaagaaggggcaaGTTATGCCGGAAACGCGTCGTCCTATTCTCTCATTTATCATGTCAACTATTTTGTATACGCAATAAATGTTCTTTGTTATTTATATACGCTGGACTAAGTATATATCAATTTACATACATTAAGCAGCATAGATCTCTACACATGAGCAGCGCGACCTACTTACTGGTCATATACCCCTAAACCCTGGTTTCTGCTCTGTggaaagaccatgaggtctggtccATGTGTTCCCACTGCactggggttttatactccccctggtcaggtggtagcacctctccaatcacactccagtttacaatacagccacataattggataacatcttacacccatttaactactaCCTTTCAGGCAGATGCTACAGgtgcagattacctgagatctccctgcattatcccttgggtgactTGCGCAGGCTCACCGGATGGATCCTGACAGATAGAGGGCTTTATTCAcaacgttggcaggggtgttgcagttgTCTATTGAAACTTAGAGGCCTGCAACCTACAAACAGCCTGTGGATGATTTCTTAGGTTATGATGGTTTCTCCCACTTCCTGCCTCCCCCTAATATCTTTATGGAACCTTCCCATACACATaacacagcatgaaggggctcggtgaaggtggtggtgaaggtgtgtaagtgtctgatggggtcacacagctcataGAAGGACAACTCCCCCGCCTCATAATCCAGACAGATCCGGAATGTATCACTGGAGATATTGTCACGCAACCGGATCCCTTTCCTGTCATGTGTCACATAATACTGATTATTATATCTCTCCAAACCCCAGGACTTGTTATTACATCCAACACATGACTGACCTCCCCTCCTGTCTATACTGGGATAACACATCCCGACCATCCACCCCCCTGATCTACTGAtctccacatcccagtaatgtCGTCCTGAGGTAAATCTCCGGCTGCTCATCACCTGAGGATAAACCTGGAATCTCTCTGCTGTTTCTGGACGATTCTGCTTCTCTTGTGTCCAGGTTGCAGTTTTCAGGTCGTCTGATATATGGAGATTATTATGAGCCGTGTTTACATCCAGTAATATGTCTCCAGGACCCTCCACATAGATCCCGCTCCTTATACCTGATATTATGTCacataatgtgtgtaatgtgtctgagatcacagtcacatccagatcATCTACATCATGGCGCTGGttatcatgtcctcctgtgtcctcatcacctcccccctcctcaggatcacacaagtcacctgtgtctggttcctgtaacacagtcagtggatcagtcatgttacacagctcctcaatgtgcCTCATCTTCCTGGACAGCTCGTCCTTCTGTATCTCCAGCTTCTGGATCAGAGCAGACAGTGAGAGGGACTTTTCCTTCTCCTGCCTGGAGATGTCACTCAGGACCCTCTTCTCCAGGTCGTCCAGTCGTCTCCTGAGGTCTATAaacagggcagtgactctctCAGCTTCTCCAGATGCTTTTTCTTGAGCTTTTCTCCTGCTCTCCTCCAGACTCTGGACTCTTTCCTCAGTCTCCTTCCTCTTTGTGATCAGTTTCTGGAGAACATTTCtcagtttcttcttcttcttctcagaggcctCATCCAGCATCTCCACTCTATGTCCCCAGTGTTCTCCGGCCAAACTGCAGGACACGCAGATACAAGCCGCGTCCTCAGTGCAGTAATATTCCAGGACCTTCTTATGGACAGAACATTTCCTGTTCTccagggaagtgctggggtcagATAAGACGTGTTCTGGTGACTTGCTGTGGACTTTCAGGTGTTTATCACACAGAGAAGCCTCACAATGTAGACAGGACctcacagcaggtacaggagagtCCACACAGTAAGTGCAGAAGATCCCGGTTTCTCTCGGTGTTGGTTGAGTAGTCAGTAAATTCTCCATTATCTTCCGGAGAGCTAAGTTCCTCATCAGTGCCGGCCTCTCCTGAAACTCTTCTCTACATTTAGGACAGGAATAACCTCCAGACCCGTCCTGTGTATCCAGCACACGATCAATACAgacccggcagaagttgtgtccacatctcagcATTACAGGATCTGTATAAGTGGTCAGACAGATGGAGCAGTCCAGCTCCTCTCTCAGGTCGGCAGACGCCATGGCTGACAGAGCAGGAAGAGAGAAACTAAACTACAATTCTAGGACAATCAGGAAGGAGAAGTGTTGCACCCGTGTGCACGGGGCGGGGCTGAACAGCACAAGACCAGTCTCCATTAACCCATTACTGGACACCTGTAAGAATCCTAAAATCCATATTCTGTACATTTgctctgctatatatacacatggaaGCCACTGCTGACAAAAGGAAAACTAAACCACAATTCTGTGACAATAATGAAGGGAAAGTTTTGTAGTTATTTCCGCAGGACAGGGCCGAACATCACAAGATATGTCCTATGTAACCTATTGATGGACACTAGTAAGAATCATGAAGCATCTATTCTATACATTAATGTtctcatatatacaatacattgaTGTGCAGTACCACCACTCGGCCACTAAGCAGAAATCTGCGGCGTTCTTTCTGCTCCATTCTCTGTTGATCCTATGGGTCCCAGCAACTGAAAGCAGCCAGAACAACCAATCTGTACAGGGTCTGGAAATGGACCTAGCCAGTGCGGGGCTCCGGTGCATGAAAAGTAACCATCCCATATGTAGAGATTAGAAATGAgtgagcattaaaatgctcgggttctcgttattcgagtcgaactttttccgatgctcgagtgctcgtttcgaataacgaaccccattgaagtcaatgggagacgcaagcttttttcaaggggaccacggctctgcacagggaagcttggcccaAAACCTGAAAACCTCcgaaaattatggaaacaccacggaaatggacaggaaacagaaggggcagcatgcatggatgcctctgaagctgcctaattgcaccattatgccaaaattatgggcaacagcatggtgatgacagagtgaccgagtgaggcaagatagcatctaaaacacccaataatttaccctgacactataggggacggcatgcggaggcagcagcggcaggctagagagtgtcatggcgacataccctaaatggactcaggctttaaaccaatttaaaaaattccttttggcgaggataacgtgtagcactgtatgtatcagtatttggcctggttatggcggcagagaggaaccaaaggaggtgagcaagaagcactgtaATGAatacctatgtgaacaaaaggttgacggtatatttagtcgataacactgcATGGTGGCGacgtagtgaccaagttccataacgtatctggtgaaacacctgaaaaatgagcctggcacagctcgtttgctaaggggacgacatgtggaggctgctatggagacaacatgtggtggcagctatggagacgacatgtagaggctgctatggagacagcatgtggaggcagctatggagacggcgtgtggaggcttctatggagacaacgtgtcgaggcagctatcgagacgacgtgtggaggcatgtggggggggcgcagactcagtcatacagctttgcatccattgtcaaaatttcctatgtgaacaaaaggttgatggtatatttagtcgataacacagcatggcgacgacagagtgaccaagttccataacgtatctggtgaaacacccgaaaaattagcctgacacagctcgtttgctaaggggatgacatgtggaggcagctatggagacgacttttggaggcagctatggagactacatgtggaggctgctatggagacaacgtgtggttgcagctatggagacgacatgtggaggcttctatggagacaacgtgtggaggcagctatggagacggcgtgtggaggctgctatggagtcgatgtgtggaggcagctatggagacaacgtgtggtggcagctatggagacgtgtggaggcttctatgagacgacatgtggaggctgctatggagacgacgtgtggaggcatggGGGGGGACGCggactcagtcatacagctttgcatccattgtcaaaatgagtgacccatataaaacaccagaaaattacagccggtaaaacacccaaaaatgtagcctgacacagctcgttgctaaggggacgacgtgtggaggcagctatccagACAACGTGTGATGGCAGCAatcgagacgacgtgtggaggcagtgaggacggttatggcacccgaggtgaacgtaaggaggtgagaaaagaggagtgaaaagatagattttggaGCTAAAAGGTCATAGTAGTAGATTAGAGTTGCTGCAATTAAaatgatgttagttggatcttgggatggagctggtttAAGCAGAGATTTTTAGAACATCTAAGGGGTATAAATAATTGGTACAAATTAAGCATTATGGAACAAAGTGAAAAAAAGAAGAGTCTATCTGGTGTAGCGCGACACTTTATTGAGGTACACCAAGGAAAGATAGCATCCTTATATGGGGTGGTAATTGAACAGATAAAGCCCttggtgagaggaggagacagagcTAGGGTCCTACGGGATCGTGAGGCTTATTGGATCTTTTGTCTTGACACAAGGTTTCCAAAGGGTCCAAATCATAAACATGAAATTATGTTTCATTACTAGTCTTTATCTGAGACACTGTTATGTCTTTTGCCCCTAACATCTCTTGTTCCAACTACCTTTTCTTTTACTTAACTAGAATTAACCATGAGTGCACTCGGGTCTAGTTACAATCAGGTGTAAATTTATAAGAAAAACTAGGCGTATAGTGTTGCAGGAGAGGATATACTATGTAGCATCCTATGCACTTATTTGTTAGTCGGATACAATCTGTCCTTCTTAAATATATTGCATGTACAAGCCAACCGGAACACCAAACCCCGGACTGGAATATCTGTTGTGCTGAGACATGATAATATAGTGACTATCATTATCGGATACATATATAATGCAAAAAGTTGAATGAACTTACCTGTGAACATGTAGGAGATTTTTTCTTGAATTTCTGTTTTAATATTATATCTTTGATATCTTTATATCTTTTATTTGTGGTGATATGTTGTACCTGTAATATGTTGGCATTGCGTGCCGGGATTCGGTCCGTTTTCCTGCAACAACCTACTCACGTGACGGAGGTGGGGCAGGGGAGCGGCTCTTATTCCGACACACACAATGGAagtttagccatgactaagggtgcattGTGCACCAGGCTTATGTGACCTTACTCGCACTTGCGGGGATTATGCTTGCCACTTTTTAATGGACTTACCCGAAATAAAGAGCTCTTCGATGGAAGACAAACATTTTTAATCAGCACTGTTGCGGAGTCTCGTGTTTTCTTTGgatccaggcgagctttcgcctgtccaagcccctgcctctcggctcctccccacccaaaatggacctgggggcccgaagcgtaTACTTtattaatgtgaacaaaaaaacatattagattacgccacacgtgacgtacattacgcttcaccggcagagagaatgtggattgggatttctggggactagcttgctaaacagtagcaggcagactaagctagatgaaattgcatttgcaaaaggattttgtgctgtgactttcacttttaaaaaaaaaaaaaaaatcgtcagactgtgcctaattcaatcaaaccccccaatcaattgtcccacttagctgtttgaaatggatatgtgtgtcactaagagccaaaaataacgtttgcaagtctccctgcaaattcgtcacaatatgtactagtgccagcaagcccagccacaagcaaataaaaaaataaataaaaataacgctattgtagccctaacaagggctgttgggttcttgtataattactcctacctaacagtaatctactagaacaccctaacgctatccctgaccagcagcagctctctccctaacggcatccaggcagagaatgacgcgagcagcgcggggagtggctagtctattccagggtcacctgatcaggccagccaaccactgctatcgacatgtaagtgatgctgggtgtagtgcagagtctcctggcttgtgattggctctgtttctggccgccaaaaatcaaaacgacgggagatgccattttctcaagctggcgaagtatttgtccgagcaacgagcagttgcgagtacgctaatgctcgaacgagtatgttcgctcatctctagtagagatgagtggacccgccTAAGCCAAACATATTGTCAGATTagcggccgaacagccaatccggcaaaataACCCTTTGTAGGAACAAGCTATGGCTAAGATTGGCCGGGGGATGTGAGGGCGGGTTCCCACATGGCGGTTTTGTCGTggttttaaacacatccaaaactcAAGTGAGAAGGGTTTTGGCCAAAACTCATATGCATTTCCAATGAAAGGCATGCGGTTCATTGGAAATACATTTGCGTTTTGGCCAAACACCATTCCAATTGTGTTTAAAAAACGTAACAAAAACGCCATGTGGTAACAGGCCTCAGGGTCAGGTGCTCAGACCAGACCATGGGCAGAACggcagctcagtggttagcactacagccctgcagtgctggggtcctagattctagtcccatccaggtcaacatctgcaaagagtttgtatgttctcttcgtgtttatgtgggtttcctccgggtcctccggtttccccccacactccaaaacatactggtagatttattagattgtgagctccattggggacagggactgatttggcaagttctgtgcagcgctgcgtaatctgtgtgcgctatataaataaaggaattattattattatactacgGCTAGCACAGGACTCCAGTCTCTTGTATGGGCTCATGCAAAGGGCTGTTTCCATTCCATTTGCGGCTCCTGCAGTCTTGTATTACTGTCCCCGATGGAGGAAATGACTGTTGTTTGCAGTCAGCACTATTTCATGTGAGGGCAGCCTGATAGGCAGACAGGGGGCCCCCCTATAACaattatatacaatccccctataaaaaactatatacagtccccctattatagCTATatgcacctcctataataactaactatatacaatccccctataaaacctatataccgtccagggtaaaataataaaattatacttaACCTTCCGCCTTTCCCCCAACCTTATCTTCTTCCCTCGCAGTGTCTCTCGGAGGTTACCAAGAGGGCGGCGCCATGCCGGCAGGAAGCGTAATGACGTCTCACTCTGTGTGACACTCTGTGAAGTCACTGCTCCGGCACCAGcagcacgggcgccgccatcttggtttaccTTAGACCATCTAATGGAAGAGCAAGGAACTTATTACACAGACCCAAACCAGGCAGTCGTGGGACCgctcgaatcgcccacatttggtggggtccTTTTTAAGGGTAAAGTGGTGAAGTCCCCTCTTGGTGTGAAGGGCAAAATAATGGCAGTGTCTGGTGAACCAcaaggcattgtgattatttcagggcttgtacggcacaaaactgacacataagccctgataaatgtctcctATCACACTCTGACCTTTAGCATTGTATGATCTGAGTGTCCTCCCTCATGCCTGCTGTGGAGCTGCTCAAGGTCTGAAGCTGCTGGAAAGGGCAGGGGGcgcatgaccctcccctctgcaCCTACACAATTATTAGGAGATGCAGAGTAGTTTCCCgagtgtatggccgggtcacatCTCCTGGTTAGTGATGGGTCGCTCGCCAACAAGTCAGCAGGAAGAACCTGCTCTTTCGTTTGAACAACAGGACTCAGCTCCCTTCAGCGAGCCGATAGCTCACCTTACCACGCCCCCAAATTGGCTCACCAATCAGGTTACAAGTAGAGTGGaggttatatatttaatagggagcctttCAGGAGCTagaagagccgactcttcttagtgagcatgACTTCCCTTCATTACTGTCTCTGCAGTCATTGTGTCCCAGGACCAGGAGACGGTCCTCAGACTCTCGGTCCGGGACAATGCAGGGCTCAGCGGGAGAATATGCCAACCACCCGGGGAGATAAAAACTCAGAACTGTCCCGCCAAATCCAGGAAGGTTGGAAGGTATGCAGGTGTACAGTAGTAGTAGGGAGAAGAGGACAGGGAAGACACTTGGGGCATTTCCTGTTCATCTCCCTTTCCTCTGTTTCGTCTGCTGGAGAAGCCCCTTTGCTGGTACACAAAGGTCCCGGACTGGTAGGCGGGACCTCCATCCGAAGCTAAGAAACAGATTATCATTGTCAATGTTGGAGCTTCCTCtgttattgccccccccccctagcagctctccctcttattgtggccccacaGTAAAATACTAAACACATTTACTCCCCTTTCCCTGTTTCCCAGCAGCAGTTCCTTTcttctctgcttctgctgtgtttaGCAGTGCAGCCGGCAGGCaggaatgacatcatcacatggcgcCTACTACATACCTCAGTATCAGAGGCACAGTGATAGTGCAAGAAGCTGCTGGCTCTATAATCAGCTCTGTCGTCATCCGTTGATGTTCCAGTACTTACCTCCCGCCGGGCAGGACAGTGGGACAGAACCTGAAAGCAGAATACACGGCACACTGTAGTGTCTGCAGATTTTGATGGAGTTTTTGAGGTGAATACAGGAAATTGTTTACTAAGAAACTGAAAATCTGATGAAAACGCTGAATCCAATCCTGGTTCAACCAGCTGCAGCAAAAATTGATTTTAATATTTTGTCTTTCAATTATTTTCTATTCCTATAACAAAAACTACAGGAAAATCTTTAAACTAAGAGCATGCTGTCCTTCCAGACAAATGTCAGAGACACAAGAATAAACAGGATTTTTTCTATTAATTAATGTACATGTGCAATataccccaccggggcctagcctcttcttggggcctggaggcagctggggcccacaataccggagtggctggtggttgcggcctaggcacgctagtgtcttggtgcttgttatggggaccggagggctgtcctacatcctggcaggtctccagcaggtggtgtatgcaagaaatgatagagagggagaggctgtagtaCTGGGGCAACCCCAGAGtgtctgggtaatggatggggagcctgtggtggtaacagccgtatccagggatcagtcggaggcaacattgtgcaaatcaactcacggttctttattgtacaggtagcaggcaacgggcctaaacggtctAACCAGATTctagtactggagtggtcatggagagtggtcctcaggaataaagcaccagcctggtagtagatgcaggctgggataactgagatggagctgtgtccacacTGTGGAAGGTGCAGCTCTGGATTACAGTCTCCTGATTCTGGTCCTCGGATTGGGTTCTGTgacagtactgaaggtgtactctCTGGTCACTCTGTCCATGTGCTAAGAGACCTTGTGGTAAAGAGACCTAGGGCCGAAGAGACCTGTGCTACCACTGCCCAGGGGCTTTAT
Proteins encoded:
- the LOC140126088 gene encoding E3 ubiquitin-protein ligase TRIM11-like — translated: MASADLREELDCSICLTTYTDPVMLRCGHNFCRVCIDRVLDTQDGSGGYSCPKCREEFQERPALMRNLALRKIMENLLTTQPTPRETGIFCTYCVDSPVPAVRSCLHCEASLCDKHLKVHSKSPEHVLSDPSTSLENRKCSVHKKVLEYYCTEDAACICVSCSLAGEHWGHRVEMLDEASEKKKKKLRNVLQKLITKRKETEERVQSLEESRRKAQEKASGEAERVTALFIDLRRRLDDLEKRVLSDISRQEKEKSLSLSALIQKLEIQKDELSRKMRHIEELCNMTDPLTVLQEPDTGDLCDPEEGGGDEDTGGHDNQRHDVDDLDVTVISDTLHTLCDIISGIRSGIYVEGPGDILLDVNTAHNNLHISDDLKTATWTQEKQNRPETAERFQVYPQVMSSRRFTSGRHYWDVEISRSGGWMVGMCYPSIDRRGGQSCVGCNNKSWGLERYNNQYYVTHDRKGIRLRDNISSDTFRICLDYEAGELSFYELCDPIRHLHTFTTTFTEPLHAVLCVWEGSIKILGGGRKWEKPS